A part of Liolophura sinensis isolate JHLJ2023 chromosome 1, CUHK_Ljap_v2, whole genome shotgun sequence genomic DNA contains:
- the LOC135465805 gene encoding mucin-1-like has translation MPHFYHGFLKAIYIPAEHGLRYSPTPVRSRFYNNNNRSFKLQDVHYVITKQFCNKHEKLTHQYLGDVITKHFYKQLGHPDTPVCSPGDNKTPLQQLGQPDTPVCSPGDNKTPLQQLGQPDTPVCSPGDNKTLLQQLGQPDTPVGLCSPGDNKTPLQQLGQPDTPVCSPGDNKTLLQQLGHPDTPVCSPGDNKTLLQQLGQPDTPVCSPGDNKTPLQQQGQADTPVCSPGDNKTPLQQLGQPDTPVCSPGDNKTPLQQLGQPDTPVCSPGDNKTLLQQLGPPDTPVCSPGDNKTPLQQLGHPDTPVCSPGDIKTPLQQLGQPDTPVCSPGDNKTPLQQVGQPDTPVCSPGDNKAPLQQLGQPDTPVCSPGDNKTPLQQLGHPDTPVCSPGDNKTLLQQVGQPDTHQYVHLVITKHLYNN, from the exons ATGCCTCATTTCTACCACGGTTTCCTCAAGGCGATATACATCCCGGCAGAACACGGCTTAAGAT ACAGCCCCACACCAGTACGTTCACGgttctacaacaacaacaaccgcaGCTTCAAACTCCAGGATGTTCATTATGTGATAACAAAGCAGTTCTGCAACAAACACGAGAAACTGACACACCAGTATCTTGGCGATGTAATAACAAAACACTTCTACAAACAACTAGGACACCCTGACACACCGGTATGTTCACCTGGTGATAACAAAACACCTCTACAACAGCTAGGACAGCCTGACACACCAGTATGTTCACCTGGTGATAACAAAACACCTCTACAACAACTAGGACAGCCTGACACACCAGTATGTTCACCTGGTGATAACAAAACACTTCTACAACAACTAGGACAGCCTGACACACCGGTAGGCCTATGTTCACCTGGTGATAACAAAACACCTCTACAACAACTAGGACAGCCTGACACACCGGTATGTTCACCTGGTGATAACAAAACACTTCTACAACAGCTAGGGCACCCTGACACACCGGTATGTTCACCTGGTGATAACAAAACACTTCTACAACAGCTAGGACAGCCTGACACACCAGTATGTTCACCTGGTGATAACAAAACACCTCTACAACAGCAAGGACAAGCTGACACACCGGTATGTTCACCTGGTGATAACAAAACACCTCTACAACAACTAGGACAGCCTGACACACCAGTATGTTCACCTGGTGATAACAAAACACCTCTACAACAACTAGGACAGCCTGACACACCGGTATGTTCACCTGGTGATAACAAAACACTTCTACAACAGCTAGGACCGCCTGACACACCAGTATGTTCACCTGGTGATAACAAAACACCTCTACAACAACTAGGACACCCTGACACACCGGTATGTTCACCTGGTGATATCAAAACACCTCTACAACAACTAGGACAGCCTGACACACCGGTATGTTCACCTGGTGATAACAAAACACCTCTACAACAGGTAGGACAGCCTGACACACCAGTATGTTCACCTGGTGATAACAAAGCACCTCTACAACAACTAGGACAGCCTGACACACCAGTATGTTCACCTGGTGATAACAAAACACCTCTACAACAGCTAGGACACCCTGACACACCGGTATGTTCACCTGGTGATAACAAAACACTTCTACAACAAGTAGGACAGCCTGACACACACCAGTATGTTCACCTGGTGATAACAAAACACCTCTACAACAACTAG